A genomic stretch from Serratia entomophila includes:
- the narH gene encoding nitrate reductase subunit beta, with product MKIRSQVGMVLNLDKCIGCHTCSITCKNVWTSREGMEYAWFNNVESKPGVGYPQAWEDQEKWQGGWIRKINGKLEPRMGSRVGLLSKIFANPDVPALDDYYEPFDYDYQHLHTARQGKHQPVARPRSLITGQRMKKIEKGPNWEEILGGEFEKRSQDKNFDNMQKAMYGQFENTFMMYLPRLCEHCLNPACVATCPSGAIYKRGEDGIVLIDQDKCRGWRMCLTGCPYKKIYFNWKSGKSEKCIFCYPRIEAGQPTLCSETCVGRIRYLGVLLYDADRIEQAAAVENDKDLYRSQLDIFLDPHDPAVIAQALADGVPQGVIEAAQQSPVYKMAMDWKLALPLHPEYRTLPMVWYVPPLSPIQSAADAGELAHSGVLPDVESLRIPVQYLANLLTAGDTAPVLLALRRMLAMRHYKRAETVDGVVDTSALEQVGLSEAQAQEMYRYLAIANYEDRFVVPSSHRELAREAFPESKGCGFSFGDGCHGSDGKFNLFNSRRIDAIDVTQKTVRPEDA from the coding sequence ATGAAAATTCGTTCTCAAGTCGGCATGGTGTTGAACCTGGACAAGTGCATCGGTTGCCATACCTGCTCGATAACCTGCAAGAACGTCTGGACCAGCCGCGAAGGCATGGAGTACGCCTGGTTCAACAACGTGGAAAGCAAGCCCGGCGTCGGTTATCCGCAGGCCTGGGAAGATCAGGAGAAGTGGCAGGGCGGCTGGATCCGTAAAATCAACGGCAAGCTGGAACCGCGCATGGGCAGCCGCGTCGGCCTGCTGTCGAAAATCTTCGCCAACCCGGACGTGCCGGCGCTGGATGACTACTACGAACCCTTCGACTACGACTACCAGCATCTGCACACCGCCAGGCAGGGCAAACATCAGCCGGTGGCGCGTCCGCGCTCGCTGATCACCGGCCAGCGCATGAAGAAGATTGAAAAGGGTCCGAACTGGGAGGAGATCCTCGGCGGCGAATTCGAAAAGCGTTCGCAGGACAAAAACTTCGACAACATGCAAAAGGCGATGTACGGCCAGTTCGAAAACACCTTCATGATGTATCTGCCGCGTTTATGCGAACACTGCCTGAACCCGGCCTGCGTCGCCACCTGCCCGAGCGGGGCGATCTACAAGCGCGGCGAAGACGGCATTGTGCTGATCGATCAGGATAAATGCCGCGGCTGGCGCATGTGCCTGACCGGTTGCCCCTACAAGAAAATCTACTTCAACTGGAAGAGCGGCAAGTCCGAGAAGTGCATCTTCTGCTACCCGCGCATCGAGGCCGGCCAGCCGACGCTGTGCTCGGAGACCTGCGTCGGCCGCATTCGCTACCTCGGCGTGCTGCTGTACGACGCCGATCGCATCGAGCAGGCGGCGGCGGTGGAAAACGATAAGGATCTGTACCGAAGCCAGTTGGATATCTTCCTCGATCCGCATGACCCGGCAGTGATTGCTCAGGCGCTGGCGGACGGCGTGCCGCAGGGCGTGATCGAAGCCGCCCAGCAGTCGCCGGTGTACAAAATGGCGATGGACTGGAAGCTGGCGCTGCCGCTGCACCCGGAGTATCGCACCTTGCCGATGGTGTGGTACGTGCCGCCGCTGTCGCCGATTCAGTCGGCCGCCGACGCCGGCGAGCTGGCGCACAGCGGCGTGCTGCCGGACGTAGAAAGCCTGCGCATTCCGGTGCAGTACCTGGCCAACCTGCTGACCGCCGGCGACACCGCACCGGTGTTGCTGGCGCTCAGGCGCATGCTGGCGATGCGCCACTACAAACGCGCAGAGACCGTCGACGGCGTGGTGGATACCAGCGCGCTGGAGCAGGTCGGGCTGAGCGAGGCGCAGGCGCAGGAAATGTACCGCTATCTGGCGATAGCCAACTATGAGGACCGCTTCGTGGTGCCGTCCAGCCACCGCGAGCTGGCGCGCGAAGCCTTCCCGGAAAGCAAGGGCTGCGGATTCAGCTTCGGCGACGGCTGCCACGGCAGCGACGGCAAGTTCAACCTGTTCAACAGCCGCCGCATCGACGCCATCGACGTGACGCAAAAAACCGTACGCCCGGAGGATGCTTGA
- a CDS encoding MBL fold metallo-hydrolase, producing the protein MAKVTAFEVGYCTHIGCMALRGAGFRVCKFPARAYLLEVGERRWLWDTGYARYFQQQTQTGIFRIYRQMTPVYFDPAESLAQQLSAAGYAANDIQALIVSHFHADHIAGLRDFAHLDFICSGEGWRQTRELRGFAALKRAFIPGLIPEGFESGLQFIEAFAQTSLPALLAPFDRGYALPGSEGQIVLVPLPGHAAGHLGAFILTDGGWTLLASDAAWSPLSYQQLRGPSALANLVMDDAKAYYRTLERLNQLWASGNAEILLCHEGDL; encoded by the coding sequence ATGGCTAAGGTGACCGCCTTTGAGGTGGGCTACTGCACCCATATTGGCTGCATGGCGTTGCGCGGCGCCGGATTCCGCGTCTGCAAATTCCCGGCCCGTGCCTATCTGCTGGAGGTGGGTGAACGCCGCTGGCTGTGGGATACCGGCTATGCGCGCTATTTTCAGCAGCAGACGCAGACGGGTATTTTCCGCATCTATCGGCAGATGACGCCGGTGTACTTCGATCCCGCCGAATCGCTGGCGCAGCAGCTGAGCGCCGCCGGCTATGCCGCCAATGACATTCAGGCGCTGATTGTTTCGCATTTTCATGCCGATCACATTGCCGGGCTGCGCGACTTCGCTCATCTCGATTTTATCTGCTCCGGCGAGGGCTGGCGGCAAACCCGCGAGTTGCGGGGCTTTGCCGCCTTGAAACGCGCCTTTATCCCCGGCCTGATCCCCGAAGGCTTTGAAAGCGGTCTGCAGTTTATCGAGGCGTTTGCGCAGACCAGCCTGCCTGCGCTGTTGGCGCCTTTCGACCGGGGCTATGCGCTGCCGGGCAGCGAAGGGCAGATCGTGCTGGTGCCATTGCCCGGCCATGCGGCCGGCCACCTTGGCGCCTTTATTCTCACCGACGGCGGTTGGACGCTGCTGGCCAGCGACGCGGCCTGGTCGCCGCTGAGCTATCAGCAACTGCGCGGCCCCTCCGCGCTGGCGAATCTGGTGATGGACGACGCTAAAGCCTACTACCGCACGCTGGAGCGGCTGAACCAGCTGTGGGCGAGCGGCAACGCGGAAATTCTGCTGTGCCACGAGGGGGACTTATGA
- the narI gene encoding respiratory nitrate reductase subunit gamma has protein sequence MQFLNLFFFDIYPYLAGAIFLLGSWLRYDYGQYSWRAGSSQMLDKKGMRLASNLFHIGILGIFAGHFLGMLTPHWMYESFLPIDVKQKLAMIAGGACGLMTLVGGALLLKRRLTNPRVRATSSFADIMILTLLVVQVCLGLLTIPFSAQHMDGSEMIKLVAWAQAVVTFHAGASHYLAGVAPIFKLHMVLGMTLFILFPFCRLVHIWSVPVEYLTRRYQLVRNRR, from the coding sequence ATGCAATTTTTGAACCTGTTCTTCTTTGATATTTACCCCTATCTGGCGGGAGCGATCTTCCTGCTCGGCAGCTGGCTGCGCTATGACTACGGTCAGTACAGCTGGCGCGCCGGATCCAGCCAGATGCTGGACAAAAAGGGCATGCGGCTGGCCTCCAACCTGTTCCACATCGGTATTCTCGGCATCTTCGCCGGGCACTTCCTCGGCATGCTGACGCCGCACTGGATGTATGAATCCTTCCTGCCGATCGACGTGAAGCAGAAGCTGGCGATGATCGCCGGCGGCGCCTGCGGCCTGATGACCTTGGTTGGCGGCGCGCTGCTGTTGAAACGCCGCCTGACCAACCCGCGGGTGCGCGCCACCAGCAGCTTTGCCGATATCATGATCCTGACGCTGTTGGTGGTGCAGGTGTGCCTCGGCCTGCTGACCATTCCGTTCTCCGCCCAGCATATGGACGGCAGCGAAATGATAAAGCTGGTGGCCTGGGCGCAGGCGGTGGTGACCTTCCACGCCGGCGCTTCCCACTACCTGGCAGGGGTGGCGCCGATCTTCAAGCTGCATATGGTACTGGGCATGACGCTGTTCATACTGTTCCCGTTCTGCCGCCTGGTGCATATCTGGAGCGTACCGGTAGAGTACCTGACCCGTCGCTATCAGCTGGTGCGTAACCGCCGCTGA
- a CDS encoding NAD-dependent epimerase/dehydratase family protein produces the protein MKVLVTGATSGLGRNAAQWLLEAGHQVRATGRDRHAGEALRQLGAEFSPLDLAEATAEQCRQLVNGCDWVWHCAAKSAPWGSKAEFYQANVAATEKLAEAAGRCGVRRFVHISTPAVYFDFRPHQDIEETYRARRFANHYAASKYAAEQQLRARVPRYPQTAYVILRPRGLFGPHDRVIVPRLLRQLDRDRGVLRLPGGGKALLDLTFVLNVVHAMDLASRRRQLPSGAAYNITNHQPQRLADMLDSLLRGQLGLRYRLQAVPYPLLHLLAGGLELAARFTGKEPLLTRYSVAAVHYDMTLSRARAVEELGYRPRYSMEEGIRLTGEWLNLQGGVAHG, from the coding sequence ATGAAGGTGCTGGTCACCGGGGCCACCAGCGGGCTGGGGCGCAACGCGGCGCAGTGGCTGCTGGAGGCGGGCCATCAGGTGCGCGCCACCGGGCGCGACCGGCATGCCGGCGAGGCGCTGCGGCAGCTGGGGGCCGAGTTCAGTCCGCTGGATCTGGCCGAGGCCACGGCGGAACAGTGCCGGCAGTTGGTGAACGGCTGCGATTGGGTCTGGCACTGCGCGGCCAAATCCGCGCCCTGGGGCAGCAAAGCGGAGTTTTATCAGGCCAACGTGGCCGCGACGGAGAAACTGGCGGAGGCGGCGGGCCGCTGCGGCGTGCGGCGCTTTGTCCATATTTCCACGCCGGCTGTCTATTTTGATTTCAGGCCCCATCAGGATATTGAGGAAACCTACCGCGCCCGGCGCTTCGCCAACCATTACGCCGCCAGCAAATATGCCGCGGAGCAGCAGCTGCGCGCGCGGGTGCCGCGCTACCCGCAGACCGCCTACGTTATTTTGCGCCCCAGGGGCCTGTTCGGCCCGCATGACCGGGTGATTGTTCCGCGTCTGTTGCGGCAGCTCGATCGCGATCGCGGCGTGCTGCGCCTGCCGGGAGGCGGCAAAGCGCTGCTGGATCTGACCTTCGTGCTGAACGTGGTGCATGCGATGGATCTGGCCAGCCGCCGGCGGCAGCTGCCTTCAGGTGCGGCCTATAACATTACCAATCATCAGCCGCAGCGGCTGGCGGACATGCTGGATTCGCTGCTGCGCGGCCAGCTGGGTCTGCGCTATCGGCTGCAGGCGGTGCCTTATCCGCTGCTGCACCTGCTGGCCGGAGGGCTGGAGCTGGCGGCGCGGTTTACCGGCAAAGAGCCGTTGCTGACGCGCTATAGCGTGGCGGCGGTGCATTACGACATGACGCTGAGCCGGGCTCGCGCGGTGGAGGAGTTGGGTTACCGGCCACGCTATTCGATGGAGGAGGGGATCCGCCTGACCGGCGAGTGGCTCAACCTGCAGGGAGGTGTGGCGCATGGCTAA
- a CDS encoding F390 synthetase-related protein — protein MIPLLTLWHYFRARRLRFRDRQALEAHQARRLKKFSRRVLARSPYFRPYSRRPIGAWPLMDKALMMAEFDRMNTAGLQRDALLACAQRSELERDFSPKIGKYSVGLSSGTSGRRGIFVVSPREQRVWAGGMLAKMLPDGLFAGERVALFLRADNNLYHSVNNRWLSLAFYDLFAPFAAQLPQLERQAPTIIVAPAQVLRALALAVQAGQIRLAVKKVISVAEVLEEQDRRLLAQVFPAVGEVYQATEGFLAASCSHGTLHLNEEFLHIEPQWIDEQRFTPLITDFTRSTQPIVRYRLDDVLVRRAEPCPCGQPTMALARIEGRRDDQLVLPNVRQQPQVVFADLCSRAIANALPLSCDYRLIQHGERRLQLLADCSTEQLAHCQAQLSALFARQGIAADRLEWQLTTQAVMPQFDSKRRRIIRQAVA, from the coding sequence ATGATCCCGCTGCTGACGCTGTGGCACTATTTCCGCGCCCGCCGCCTGAGGTTTCGCGATCGCCAGGCGCTGGAGGCGCATCAGGCGCGGCGGTTGAAGAAGTTTTCCCGGCGGGTGCTGGCGCGAAGCCCTTATTTCAGGCCCTACAGCCGGCGGCCGATCGGCGCCTGGCCGCTGATGGACAAAGCGCTGATGATGGCGGAGTTCGACCGGATGAATACCGCCGGATTGCAGCGTGACGCGTTGCTGGCCTGCGCCCAACGCAGCGAACTGGAGCGGGATTTCAGCCCGAAAATCGGCAAATACAGCGTGGGGTTGTCGTCGGGAACCTCGGGCCGGCGCGGCATTTTTGTCGTCAGCCCGCGTGAGCAGCGGGTGTGGGCCGGCGGCATGCTGGCGAAAATGCTGCCGGACGGCCTGTTCGCCGGCGAGCGCGTCGCGCTGTTTCTGCGGGCGGACAACAACCTGTACCACAGCGTGAACAACCGCTGGCTGAGCCTGGCGTTTTACGATCTGTTCGCTCCCTTCGCCGCGCAATTGCCGCAGCTGGAACGGCAGGCGCCGACCATTATCGTGGCGCCGGCGCAGGTGCTGCGCGCCCTGGCGCTGGCGGTGCAGGCCGGGCAGATCCGGCTGGCGGTCAAAAAAGTGATTTCGGTGGCGGAGGTGTTGGAGGAACAGGATCGGCGGCTGCTGGCGCAGGTGTTTCCGGCGGTAGGCGAGGTGTATCAGGCGACGGAAGGTTTTCTGGCCGCCAGCTGTTCGCACGGCACTCTGCATCTGAACGAGGAGTTTCTGCATATCGAACCGCAGTGGATAGACGAGCAGCGTTTTACGCCGCTGATCACCGATTTTACCCGCAGCACTCAGCCAATCGTGCGTTATCGGTTGGACGACGTGCTGGTGCGGCGGGCGGAACCTTGCCCCTGCGGGCAACCGACAATGGCGCTTGCCCGCATTGAAGGGCGGCGGGACGACCAACTGGTTTTACCCAATGTGCGGCAGCAGCCGCAGGTGGTGTTTGCCGATCTGTGTAGCCGCGCGATCGCCAACGCGCTGCCGCTGAGCTGCGACTACCGGCTGATTCAGCACGGTGAACGGCGCCTGCAGCTGCTGGCCGACTGCAGCACGGAACAATTGGCGCACTGCCAGGCGCAGCTCAGCGCGCTGTTTGCACGCCAGGGCATCGCCGCTGACCGTCTGGAGTGGCAGCTGACGACGCAGGCGGTGATGCCGCAGTTCGACAGCAAGCGGCGGCGAATTATTCGCCAGGCGGTGGCATGA
- a CDS encoding 3-oxoacyl-[acyl-carrier-protein] synthase III C-terminal domain-containing protein produces the protein MTTQSCSALLPLKVIATGAALPPNRVESSALDRLLRKPAGYVEKRSGIIHRFHAADDASQAELAAAALQNALTRCDIAAQSIDLLISASAISVQALPCTAAHILKVAGLAPGTAGFDINSSCVSFISALQVAAGLLNAGTYRRIAIVSADLASRGIDWEHEESSLIFGDGAACAIVERGDGASGILASLVETYPEGSELCEIRAGGTRRNPRAGMTGSDFLFHMQGKPLFRQASALIEGYLARLLAASGLTLAQIATVVPHQASHLSLEHMRKRLHVSSEALVDIYRYHGNQVAASIPTALHAAVTDGRFNPGKPVMLIGTAAGLSLAGMVLLP, from the coding sequence ATGACCACACAATCTTGTTCCGCGTTGCTGCCTCTGAAAGTTATCGCCACCGGGGCGGCGTTGCCGCCAAACCGCGTGGAATCCTCCGCGCTGGACCGTCTGCTGCGCAAACCGGCCGGCTACGTCGAAAAACGCTCCGGCATTATTCACCGCTTTCACGCCGCGGATGACGCCAGCCAGGCCGAGCTGGCCGCCGCCGCGCTGCAAAACGCCTTAACCCGTTGCGATATCGCCGCGCAGTCTATCGATCTGCTGATTTCTGCATCGGCGATATCGGTGCAGGCGCTGCCTTGCACCGCCGCGCACATCCTCAAGGTGGCCGGGTTGGCGCCGGGCACCGCCGGTTTCGACATCAACAGCAGCTGCGTCAGCTTTATCTCCGCGCTGCAGGTGGCCGCCGGCTTGCTGAACGCCGGCACCTACCGGCGCATCGCCATCGTCTCGGCGGACCTGGCTTCGCGCGGCATCGACTGGGAGCACGAAGAGTCCTCGCTGATTTTTGGCGACGGGGCGGCCTGCGCCATCGTGGAGCGCGGCGACGGCGCCAGCGGCATTCTGGCGAGCCTGGTGGAAACCTATCCCGAAGGCAGCGAGCTGTGCGAGATCCGCGCCGGCGGCACCAGGCGCAACCCGCGCGCCGGCATGACCGGCAGCGACTTCCTGTTTCATATGCAGGGCAAACCGCTGTTCCGCCAGGCGTCGGCGCTGATCGAGGGCTACCTGGCCCGGCTGCTGGCGGCCAGCGGGCTGACGCTGGCGCAGATAGCGACCGTGGTGCCGCATCAGGCGAGCCATCTTTCGCTGGAGCATATGCGCAAGCGGCTGCACGTCTCCAGTGAGGCGCTGGTGGATATTTACCGCTATCACGGCAATCAGGTGGCGGCGTCGATCCCCACGGCGCTGCATGCCGCGGTGACCGACGGCCGTTTTAACCCCGGCAAGCCGGTGATGCTGATCGGCACCGCCGCCGGGCTGTCGCTGGCCGGCATGGTGCTGTTGCCATGA
- a CDS encoding nitrate reductase subunit alpha has product MSKFLDRFRYFKQLAEPFSGEHGQTLNTNRDWEDGYRSRWQHDKVVRSTHGVNCTGSCSWKIYVKNGLVTWETQQTDYPRTRPDLPNHEPRGCPRGASYSWYLYSANRLKYPLMRKRLLKLWREARAQHSDPVDAWGSIVSDPEKAKSYKVARGRGGFVRSSWQEVNELIAASNVYTAKTFGPDRIIGFSPIPAMSMVSYAAGARYLSLIGGACLSFYDWYCDLPPASPMTWGEQTDVPESADWYNSSYIIAWGSNVPQTRTPDAHFFTEVRYKGTKTVAVTPDYAEVAKLCDHWLNPKQGTDSAMALAMGHVMLKEFHLDREVSYFRDYVRRYTDMPMLVLLEPREGGYYVAGRLLRAADLVDGLGQENNPQWKTVAIDRCSGEPVVPQGSIGFRWGEKGKWNLEQREGKDRQDVELQLSLLGSHDEVAEVGFPYFGGIKSGGAEGEHVNSVALEEILLHKLPVKRLRLADGREALVTSVYDLTLANYGLERGLNDANCAESYDDVKAYTPAWAEQITGVSRHNIIRIAREFAENAEKTRGRSMIIVGAGVNHWYHMDMTYRGLINMLIFCGCVGQSGGGWAHYVGQEKLRPQTGWLPLAFGLDWQRPPRHMNSTSFFYNHASQWRYETVGTDELLSPLADKSRFSGSLIDLNVRAERMGWLPSAPQLGTNPLHLAAQAKAAGQTPVAFTVDSLKSGALGFAAEQPDNPQNFPRNLFVWRSNLLGSSGKGHEYMLKYLLGTEHGIQGKDLGQQGGVMPEEVEWRERGGEGKLDLVVTLDFRMSSTCLYSDIVLPTATWYEKDDMNTSDMHPFIHPLSAAVDPAWDSKSDWEIYKGIAKAFSDVCVGHLGQETDVVTLPIQHDSAAELAQPYGVQDWKKGECDLIPGKTAPHIIAVERDYPATYERFTSLGPLLDKLGNGGKGISWNTQTEIDFLKRLNYVKADGPAAGRPKIDSAIDAAEVILSLAPETNGQVAVKAWEALSNITGRDHRHLALNKEDEKIRFRDIQAQPRKIISSPTWSGLEDEHVSYNACYTNVHELIPWRTLSGRQQLYQDHEWMRAFGESLLAYRPPIDTRAAQPLLNSKPNGNKEKALNFLTPHQKWGIHSTYSDNLLMLTLSRGGPIVWLSEDDAKDLGIADNDWIEAFNANGALTARAVVSQRIPAGMTMMYHAQERIVNIPGSEITSQRGGIHNSVTRACPKPTHMIGGYAQLAYGFNYYGTVGSNRDEFVVVRKMNNIDWLDGEGNDYAQGSQQEKTQ; this is encoded by the coding sequence ATGAGCAAATTTTTAGACCGTTTCCGCTATTTCAAGCAGCTGGCGGAGCCTTTTTCTGGCGAACACGGCCAGACGCTGAACACCAACCGCGACTGGGAAGACGGCTACCGCAGCCGCTGGCAGCACGATAAGGTGGTGCGGTCCACCCATGGCGTGAACTGCACCGGCTCCTGCAGCTGGAAGATTTACGTAAAAAACGGCCTGGTGACCTGGGAAACCCAACAGACCGACTACCCGCGAACCCGTCCGGACCTGCCTAACCACGAGCCGCGCGGCTGCCCGCGCGGCGCCAGCTATTCCTGGTACCTCTACAGCGCCAACCGGCTGAAATATCCGCTGATGCGCAAGCGCCTGCTCAAGCTATGGCGCGAAGCCAGGGCGCAGCACAGCGATCCGGTCGACGCCTGGGGGTCTATCGTCAGCGATCCTGAAAAAGCCAAAAGCTATAAAGTGGCGCGCGGCCGCGGCGGCTTTGTGCGCTCCAGCTGGCAGGAGGTCAACGAACTGATCGCCGCTTCCAACGTTTATACCGCCAAAACCTTCGGCCCCGACCGCATTATCGGTTTCTCGCCGATCCCGGCGATGTCGATGGTGTCCTACGCCGCCGGCGCGCGCTATCTGTCGCTGATCGGCGGCGCCTGCCTGAGCTTCTACGACTGGTACTGCGACCTGCCGCCGGCTTCGCCGATGACCTGGGGCGAACAGACCGACGTGCCGGAGTCCGCCGACTGGTACAACTCGTCCTACATTATCGCCTGGGGGTCCAACGTGCCGCAGACGCGCACGCCGGACGCCCACTTCTTCACCGAGGTGCGTTACAAGGGCACCAAAACCGTGGCGGTGACGCCGGATTACGCCGAGGTCGCCAAGCTGTGCGACCACTGGCTGAACCCCAAGCAGGGCACCGACAGCGCGATGGCGCTGGCGATGGGCCACGTGATGCTGAAAGAGTTCCACCTCGACCGCGAGGTGAGCTACTTCCGCGACTATGTGCGCCGCTATACCGACATGCCGATGCTGGTGTTGCTGGAGCCGCGTGAAGGTGGGTACTACGTCGCCGGTCGCCTGCTGCGCGCCGCCGATCTGGTGGACGGCCTGGGGCAAGAAAATAATCCGCAGTGGAAAACCGTCGCTATCGATCGGTGCAGCGGCGAACCGGTGGTGCCGCAGGGCTCCATCGGTTTTCGCTGGGGCGAAAAGGGCAAGTGGAACCTCGAGCAGCGCGAAGGCAAAGACCGGCAGGACGTCGAGCTGCAGCTGAGCCTGCTGGGCAGCCATGACGAGGTGGCCGAAGTGGGCTTCCCGTATTTCGGCGGCATCAAGAGCGGCGGCGCCGAAGGCGAACATGTCAACAGCGTCGCGCTGGAAGAGATCCTGTTGCACAAGCTGCCGGTAAAACGCCTGCGCCTGGCGGACGGCCGCGAGGCGTTGGTGACCAGCGTCTATGATCTGACGCTGGCCAACTACGGCCTGGAACGCGGCCTGAACGACGCCAACTGCGCCGAGAGCTACGATGACGTCAAGGCCTATACGCCGGCCTGGGCCGAGCAGATCACCGGCGTATCGCGCCACAATATCATCCGCATCGCCCGTGAGTTCGCGGAAAACGCCGAGAAAACCCGCGGCCGCTCGATGATCATCGTCGGCGCAGGCGTCAACCACTGGTACCATATGGATATGACCTACCGCGGGCTGATCAACATGCTGATCTTCTGCGGCTGCGTCGGCCAAAGCGGTGGCGGCTGGGCGCACTACGTCGGCCAGGAAAAGCTGCGGCCGCAAACCGGCTGGTTGCCGCTGGCGTTCGGCCTCGACTGGCAGCGTCCGCCGCGTCATATGAACAGCACGTCGTTCTTCTACAACCACGCCAGCCAGTGGCGTTACGAAACCGTCGGTACCGATGAACTGCTGTCGCCGCTGGCGGATAAATCGCGCTTCAGCGGCAGCCTGATCGACCTTAACGTGCGCGCCGAGCGCATGGGCTGGCTGCCGTCGGCGCCGCAGCTGGGCACCAACCCGCTGCACCTGGCGGCGCAGGCCAAAGCCGCCGGCCAGACGCCGGTGGCGTTCACCGTCGACAGCCTGAAGTCGGGCGCGCTGGGCTTCGCCGCCGAGCAGCCTGATAACCCGCAGAACTTCCCGCGCAACCTGTTCGTCTGGCGCTCCAACCTGCTGGGCTCCTCCGGCAAGGGCCATGAGTACATGCTCAAATACCTGCTGGGCACCGAGCACGGCATTCAGGGCAAGGATCTCGGCCAGCAGGGCGGCGTGATGCCGGAAGAGGTGGAATGGCGCGAACGGGGCGGCGAAGGCAAGCTGGATCTGGTGGTGACGCTCGACTTCCGCATGTCCAGCACCTGTCTGTATTCCGACATCGTGCTGCCGACCGCCACCTGGTACGAAAAAGACGACATGAATACCTCGGACATGCATCCGTTTATTCACCCGCTGTCGGCGGCGGTCGATCCGGCCTGGGATTCAAAGAGCGACTGGGAGATTTACAAGGGCATCGCCAAGGCGTTCTCCGACGTCTGCGTCGGCCATTTGGGCCAGGAAACCGACGTGGTGACCCTGCCTATCCAACACGACTCCGCCGCCGAGCTGGCGCAGCCTTACGGCGTGCAGGATTGGAAAAAGGGCGAATGCGACCTGATTCCCGGCAAAACCGCGCCGCACATCATTGCGGTGGAACGCGACTACCCGGCGACCTACGAACGCTTCACCTCGCTTGGCCCGCTGCTGGACAAGCTGGGCAATGGCGGTAAAGGCATCAGTTGGAACACCCAGACCGAGATCGACTTCCTGAAACGGCTGAACTACGTGAAGGCCGACGGCCCGGCGGCGGGGCGGCCGAAGATTGACAGCGCCATCGATGCGGCGGAAGTGATCCTGTCGCTGGCGCCGGAAACCAACGGCCAGGTGGCGGTGAAAGCCTGGGAGGCGCTGAGCAACATCACCGGGCGCGATCATCGTCATCTGGCGCTGAACAAGGAAGACGAAAAAATTCGCTTCCGCGATATCCAGGCCCAACCGCGCAAAATCATTTCCAGCCCCACCTGGTCCGGGCTGGAAGACGAACATGTGTCCTACAACGCCTGCTACACCAACGTGCATGAGCTGATCCCCTGGCGCACCCTCAGCGGCCGTCAGCAGCTGTATCAGGATCACGAATGGATGCGCGCTTTCGGCGAAAGCCTGCTGGCGTACCGGCCGCCGATCGACACCCGCGCTGCGCAGCCGTTGCTGAACAGCAAGCCGAACGGCAACAAAGAGAAAGCGCTGAACTTCCTGACGCCGCATCAGAAGTGGGGTATCCACTCCACCTACAGCGACAACCTGCTGATGCTGACCCTGTCGCGCGGCGGGCCGATCGTCTGGCTGAGCGAAGACGACGCCAAAGATCTGGGCATTGCGGACAACGACTGGATCGAAGCCTTCAACGCCAACGGCGCGCTGACGGCGCGGGCGGTGGTCAGCCAACGTATCCCGGCCGGCATGACCATGATGTACCACGCCCAGGAGCGCATCGTGAATATTCCCGGCTCGGAAATCACCAGCCAGCGCGGCGGCATCCATAACTCGGTGACCCGCGCCTGCCCGAAACCGACCCACATGATCGGCGGTTACGCGCAGCTGGCCTACGGCTTCAACTACTACGGCACCGTCGGCTCCAACCGCGATGAGTTCGTGGTGGTGCGCAAGATGAACAATATCGATTGGTTAGACGGCGAAGGCAACGACTACGCGCAGGGCAGCCAGCAGGAGAAAACCCAATGA
- the narJ gene encoding nitrate reductase molybdenum cofactor assembly chaperone: MISLKAIARLLDYPEQALFDHQQTLIEALEPASELDLHHSAQLILFIRRLCARPLLDTQADYCELFDRGRATSLLLFEHVHGESRDRGQAMVDLMAQYRAAGLQIDSRELPDFLPLYLEYLASRSATQAREGLQDIAPILALLGARLRQRESPYAVLFDLLLALSGSEVQAQVLATQVAKEARDDTPQALDAVWEEEQITFLGEQPGCGSEQQTAHQRRFAGAVAPQYLDLAAAATKGK; the protein is encoded by the coding sequence ATGATCAGCCTGAAAGCGATCGCCCGCCTGCTGGACTACCCGGAGCAGGCGCTATTCGACCATCAGCAGACGCTGATCGAAGCGCTGGAACCGGCCAGCGAGCTGGATCTGCACCACAGCGCGCAGCTGATCCTGTTTATCCGCCGCCTGTGCGCCCGGCCGTTACTGGACACGCAGGCCGACTATTGCGAGCTGTTCGACCGCGGCCGCGCCACCTCGCTGCTGCTGTTCGAGCACGTGCACGGCGAATCGCGCGATCGCGGCCAGGCGATGGTCGACCTGATGGCGCAGTATCGCGCCGCCGGGTTGCAGATCGACAGCCGCGAGCTGCCGGACTTCCTGCCGTTGTATCTGGAGTATCTGGCCAGCCGCAGCGCAACGCAGGCGCGCGAAGGGCTGCAGGACATCGCGCCGATTCTGGCGCTGCTGGGCGCCCGGCTGCGGCAGCGGGAAAGCCCTTATGCGGTGCTGTTTGACCTGCTGCTGGCGCTGTCCGGCAGCGAGGTGCAGGCGCAGGTGTTGGCAACTCAGGTGGCGAAGGAAGCGCGCGACGATACGCCGCAGGCGCTGGATGCGGTGTGGGAGGAGGAGCAGATCACGTTTCTTGGCGAACAACCGGGCTGCGGTTCCGAACAACAGACCGCGCACCAGCGGCGCTTTGCCGGCGCAGTGGCGCCGCAGTATCTGGATCTGGCTGCAGCGGCAACCAAAGGAAAATAA